From one Anabas testudineus chromosome 18, fAnaTes1.2, whole genome shotgun sequence genomic stretch:
- the LOC113157608 gene encoding alpha-2 adrenergic receptor produces MDSLNASGMDAFTVIHLNSSWSPDSGYSLAAIASIAALVSFLILFTVVGNILVVIAVLTSRALKAPQNLFLVSLATADILVATLVMPFSLANELMGYWYFGKVWCGIYLALDVLFCTSSIVHLCAISLDRYWSVTQAVEYNLKRTPKRVKCIILIVWLISAFISSPPLISIDGNSDMSSLPQCGLNDDTWYILSSSTASFFAPCLIMILVYIRIYQVAKTRTRTMSGKNPRPDGVTQTENGLSKATSPFHGEKENSHCECPPTPSQRTITTGPHTEDADMEESSSSEGRGHKAQQQDSQRAKGSKQKKGSLSKHSTQISRVSNKSMDLFASRMKRRRSSVARKKVSQAREKRFTFVLAVVMGVFVVCWFPFFFSYSLYSVCRDSCKIPDPLFKFFFWIGYCNSSLNPAIYTIFNRDFRRAFQKILCKSWKKSF; encoded by the coding sequence ATGGATTCGCTCAACGCCAGCGGAATGGACGCGTTCACGGTGATCCACCTGAATTCCTCCTGGAGCCCGGACAGTGGATATTCTTTAGCAGCGATAGCCAGCATTGCTGCTCTTGTAAGTTTCCTCATCCTCTTTACCGTTGTTGGAAATATACTGGTGGTTATAGCTGTGTTAACGAGCAGGGCGCTGAAAGCTCCCCAGAACCTTTTCCTGGTGTCTCTGGCCACCGCGGACATCCTGGTCGCCACCTTGGTGATGCCGTTTTCTCTGGCGAACGAGCTCATGGGCTACTGGTATTTTGGGAAAGTTTGGTGCGGTATCTATCTGGCTTTGGATGTTTTGTTCTGCACTTCGTCTATTGTGCATCTGTGCGCAATAAGCCTGGATCGGTACTGGTCCGTTACGCAGGCTGTAGAGTACAACCTGAAGAGGACTCCCAAACGCGTCAAGTGCATCATCTTAATCGTGTGGCTTATATCCGctttcatctcctctcctccgcTCATATCTATAGACGGCAACAGTGACATGAGCTCTCTGCCTCAGTGCGGGCTCAACGATGACACTTGGTACATCCTCTCCTCCAGCACCGCGTCCTTCTTCGCTCCCTGTTTAATCATGATCCTGGTCTATATCAGAATATACCAGGTGGCCAAAACTAGAACTAGAACCATGTCGGGAAAGAATCCCAGGCCAGATGGTGTTACACAAACTGAGAATGGACTCAGCAAAGCCACCTCCCCTTTCCACGGCGAGAAAGAGAACAGTCACTGTGAGTGCCCGCCTACACCCAGCCAACGCACCATCACCACCGGGCCACACACGGAGGATGCTGACATGGAGGAGAGCTCCTCCTCAGAGGGCAGAGGTCACAAGGCACAGCAGCAGGACTCTCAGAGAGCCAAGGGGTCCAAACAAAAGAAAGGTTCCCTCTCCAAACACTCCACTCAGATCTCCAGAGTCAGTAACAAATCCATGGACCTTTTCGCCTCCAGGATGAAACGCCGCCGGAGCTCTGTAGCCAGGAAAAAAGTCTCTCAAGCCAGAGAGAAGAGGTTCACGTTTGTCCTGGCTGTGGTCAtgggtgtgtttgttgtttgctggTTCCCGTTTTTCTTTAGCTACAGCCTTTACAGCGTGTGCAGGGACTCCTGTAAGATCCCTGACCCCCTCTTTAAGTTCTTCTTCTGGATTGGCTACTGTAACAGCTCCCTCAACCCGGCCATCTACACCATCTTCAACCGGGACTTCAGACGTGCCTTCCAGAAGATCCTCTGCAAGTCTTGGAAGAAGTCCTTTTAG